A segment of the Agarivorans albus genome:
ATTGATACATAACCCACCAGCTTGAGTTTGCTGAATAACTTGTTGCTGGGTAGCGACCTGATTAGAAAATACATATAAAGCGAGCGGATGAGCATGTTGCCGCACATAAGCAATGGCTTCGTCTAACTGCTGATATTCCACTACTGGCAATATTGGGCCAAAGATCTCTTGCTGCATTACATCGGCGTCTTCAGCCACATTTAACAATAAACTTGGCGCTAGCTTTTGCTTACTCTCCCCTGGAAGTAAAGTAATGCTCTCGGCGCCCTGCTCTATTGCCTGCTGGCTTAGCTTATTTAGCCTATCTAAAAAGGTTTCAGAAATGATGCTGGAAAATGCCTGATCGCTCAGCTCTTGATAATGCTTCTTACAATAAGCCACACAAGCATCAACAAACGCTTGGCGCTGTGAGTGATGCAGTAAAACGTAGTCGGGTGCTACGCAGGTTTGGCCAGCATTAAACAGCTTACCCATCATGATACGCTCAGCGGCCAGTTCGACCGGATAGTCTTTTGCAATAATGACCGGAGATTTACCGCCCAGCTCTAGGGTAACTGGGGTAAGGTTAGCAGCTGCAGCTTGCATAACTTTGCGGCCAGTATTGGTTGAGCCTGTAAACACCAGATGATCAAAGGCGAGGCTTGAGAATTGGGCACCGCGGCTGCCATCCTCATCGGCATATAGCCTTACCAAATCCTCAGGAAGATACTGAGGCATTAGCTCGATAAGCAATTGGGTTAATGCTGGGCTAAGTTCCGACATCTTAATCATCACTTTGTTGCCAGCGGCTAAAGCATCGGTAAGCGGCCCTATAGCTAAATACAATGGGTAATTCCAGGGCACTATTACCCCTATCACTCCTAGTGGTTTTGCAATCACTTGATTACTCGCGCCTAAGTGCCAAATGCTAATACCTCGCCTCTGTGGCTTTAGCCATTTTTTAAGGTGCTTTAAGGCATAGCGTATTCCCTCAATAGAAGGAAATAACTCGATCAACTGGGTTTCATGTGAGCTACGGTGACCAAAATCTCGGCTAATCGCCTCAATAATGGCGCTTTGATTTTCCATCAACAACTTTAGCAACTGTTGTAGGTTGTATTTGCGTTGCTGCAAACTTGGGTAGCTTTGCTGAACAAAGGCTTGTTTTAGGTTGGTTAAGTCACTAGAAAATTGCTGTTGATTCACATCTGTCACCATAAACACTCTATAATCATAAATAGATTATGTTACCCATGGTAACTTGTAAAATATAAATGATGATACTTGAACAAAATTATGACAGGTAGCATAGTTTAGTCGCATCGAACAGTAGCATAGTTTAGTCGCATCGAACAAAGGGAGAGCAATCATTAATCCAAACCAATTTACCGCTCCTTGGTGGGCCAGAAACAAGCATATTCAAACCTTATTACCTACTTTTTTACGGCGGAATAAGCGCTTAAAGCTAGCTTGGCAAAAACTGGATTTAGCTGATGGAGACTTTGTAGACCTGGCTTGGATAGAGAGTGCTGAAGCTCGTTCATCAAACCAGCCCATTGTTGTGGTGTTTCATGGCTTGGAAGGCAGTGTTGAATCACCTTACGCGAAAGGGATACTACAGGCTTGCCAGCAACAAGGTTGGCGCGCAGTGGTCATGCACTTTCGCGGCTGCAGCGGTAAACCGAATAACTTGTGGCGTGGTTACCACAGTGGCGAAATTAAAGATGCTACAAGCTGTATCAATTACTTACACCAGCAATACCCCGAGGCTCCATTACTGGCATTAGGTTATTCCTTAGGTGGTAATATGTTAGTCAACTATTTAGCCAAAACGCCCAACTCTCCACTGGCTGCCGCCGCTGTAGTATCGCCTCCTTTAAACTTGGGGGCTTGTTCAGAGCGTTTGCAGCGTGGCTTTTCCAAAGTTTATCAACATCACTTGTTGTCACGAATGAAACGTAATCTATGTAAAAAAATTGAGCGTACCCAGCAGGCTCCTCTTAATGCTCAACAAGTCCAAACTTGGCGTAACTTCGTACAGTTTGACGAACACTACACTGCAAAAGCACATGGCTTTAAGGGCGCCGCCGACTATTACCATCGCTGTAGCGGCTTGCCTTTATTAAAAGAAATTACCCAGCCAACCTTGTTAATCCATGCAGCTGATGATCCTTTCATGGACCAACGGGTTATTCCCAAAGCAGATCAATTAAGCCAAGCTGTAGAATATCGCCTCAGCAATACCGGTGGACATGTAGGATTTGTTGGTGGTAGCCTGCTGCGCCCACAATTTTGGCTTGAATCAACTATTCCAGCTTGGTTTAAACAACAACTTGAGCAGACATCAAAATGATCATTCCTTGGCAACAATTAGAACCCGCCACCTTAGATGCATTACTAGAAAGCTATGTACTGCGCGAAGGCACCGACTATGGTGATCAAGAGTTGAGTCTTAGTGACAAACTAGAACAAATTAAACAACAAGTTATTAACGGCTCGGTTTTAATCGTATACTCTGAACTTCATGAAACAGTAAACTTAATTGCCAAAGAGCAATTTGATGCCTCTGCCATGGAAGGGCAGCAGGATGATGGGTAAACCCTGTTTATAATCATCACCAACAAATAAGG
Coding sequences within it:
- a CDS encoding coniferyl aldehyde dehydrogenase, which codes for MNQQQFSSDLTNLKQAFVQQSYPSLQQRKYNLQQLLKLLMENQSAIIEAISRDFGHRSSHETQLIELFPSIEGIRYALKHLKKWLKPQRRGISIWHLGASNQVIAKPLGVIGVIVPWNYPLYLAIGPLTDALAAGNKVMIKMSELSPALTQLLIELMPQYLPEDLVRLYADEDGSRGAQFSSLAFDHLVFTGSTNTGRKVMQAAAANLTPVTLELGGKSPVIIAKDYPVELAAERIMMGKLFNAGQTCVAPDYVLLHHSQRQAFVDACVAYCKKHYQELSDQAFSSIISETFLDRLNKLSQQAIEQGAESITLLPGESKQKLAPSLLLNVAEDADVMQQEIFGPILPVVEYQQLDEAIAYVRQHAHPLALYVFSNQVATQQQVIQQTQAGGLCINDVLLHVAQHELPFGGVGPSGMGHYHGYDGFVQFSKMLPVFKQGRFPAIKLMRPPYTKFSELLIKLMTRG
- a CDS encoding YheU family protein, which gives rise to MIIPWQQLEPATLDALLESYVLREGTDYGDQELSLSDKLEQIKQQVINGSVLIVYSELHETVNLIAKEQFDASAMEGQQDDG
- a CDS encoding hydrolase — its product is MNPNQFTAPWWARNKHIQTLLPTFLRRNKRLKLAWQKLDLADGDFVDLAWIESAEARSSNQPIVVVFHGLEGSVESPYAKGILQACQQQGWRAVVMHFRGCSGKPNNLWRGYHSGEIKDATSCINYLHQQYPEAPLLALGYSLGGNMLVNYLAKTPNSPLAAAAVVSPPLNLGACSERLQRGFSKVYQHHLLSRMKRNLCKKIERTQQAPLNAQQVQTWRNFVQFDEHYTAKAHGFKGAADYYHRCSGLPLLKEITQPTLLIHAADDPFMDQRVIPKADQLSQAVEYRLSNTGGHVGFVGGSLLRPQFWLESTIPAWFKQQLEQTSK